The segment TATTACAAAAGGGACATTTCACTAATAACTTTTACTCCAGATTCCGTAAGAATTTCAGATTCTTGAATACTTCTTCATTAGGGGAATGGCGAAATCTTTTAACCAAACATTAATACCAACTTCTTTGTTTGTTTCTAACAATGGAGAAAGTCATTAAACACAAATCAACTGCCTAGCAATTAAAATTTCCTACTCTTTGGTTTGTACGCTTTATATACTGGTATTTCCCACAAAGCAGAATGAATTACAGAAATTTCCCTCTTATAACTTCTTTTTCAGCTGTGGGAACTCCTAAAATAGCAACCCTGCTGAAACCCCTTTTAACATTTTGATGTGCTTAGGAATTAAGCAATTCCCTACCATGCAGTCATCTCAACTACATGAGCCTTTAAATATATCAATCATTCATTTCTATATCAGGAATTGACCGCGTATTAGCTAAAGACATTCTTGTCAAAATTGAAACAATTATTCCTTTCAATCTTACGAAACTTCAACCAAATATATAAGCCCTACCCGGGAAATTAGAAAATCCAGAAAATACTTAAATAATAATGCGGAAATAACAAAAAACTAGTAATAACTATCTCAGATATTACTTAATAAAAACAACAAATAGTGTTAAAAATCACGCAAGCATAAAAGGGTGTGTTTGGCAAAAACTAAATATACTCCAACAGCAGAGCTAGGAAAACACGATAGAACTCACCTAATTTAGCTCCATCTTTTAAAAGGTGATGATAAATTCTGTTTATATTTTTTTTAAATTTGCTCTTGACATATTTCTTTATTGCGAATTGTTAATAGTTTTTTCATTTTAATTATACTTTCAATCTTCAAGTACGTCAAGTGTTGCGACAAAATAGATAGTGTCAAAGGTAAATACACAAAAGCTTTCTGCACTGTGAACAATTTTTCCCTTATTGCCTGTAAAAATCAATATGACAAATAGCCCCTATTTCTTACAGATCATCCTTCTAATCGTGAACCCGGCTTTACCAAAGGTATACCTTTTTGGCAGAGGGGACAAGTCTTAGGTGTATAAGACTGTACCTCTAAAGAAAGTAAACTATAGAGGGGATAACCTAAATCTACTTGACCATTACTGCGGTCTACTAGAACAGCTACTCCTTTTACTATACCTTGATATTTTTCTACTACTTTAATTGTCTCTAAAACTGAACCTCCAGTAGTAATCACATCCTCTACTACTAAAACTTGAGTATTTGGGGATATAGTAAAGCCTCTTCTGAGGGTCATGGTACCTTTTTCCCGTTCGGTAAAAAGGGAAGCTGTTTTTAATTGTCTGGCCA is part of the Clostridia bacterium genome and harbors:
- a CDS encoding orotate phosphoribosyltransferase; the protein is MNKEELLELFIKHHALQTGHFLLTSGLHSDRYLQCAQILQYPPIAAKLCEQLITKIALPIDLVVGPAMGGITLSYEMARQLKTASLFTEREKGTMTLRRGFTISPNTQVLVVEDVITTGGSVLETIKVVEKYQGIVKGVAVLVDRSNGQVDLGYPLYSLLSLEVQSYTPKTCPLCQKGIPLVKPGSRLEG